The Impatiens glandulifera chromosome 8, dImpGla2.1, whole genome shotgun sequence genome includes a window with the following:
- the LOC124911121 gene encoding poly(A) polymerase translates to MCSSKSKPIAAHTSISDVINGRPVLESAAGTGNNNNNRSQISLLERRKSLKKSSPTAILNNNNHPYKPTKLLSSTTTTTTTTTTTTPPISPKLKSPRPPAIKRSGNNIIIDHHSPPNTSLNSSTGEKQIITPPPRCAPTSKTVKKSKQCGAANTLLINKDFATMPGLDISFLIAEAPGTIAAARREQVAIMQVQRKMKTAHYGRTYNNNKSAAKYYLVPSSSSPPEDSHHETTTSSNKRCSFITSNSDPIYIAYHDEEWGVPVHDDKMLFELLVLTAAQLGSNWTSVLKKRQDFREAFSGFDAEIVSAYSEKKITSIVADYGIELSQVRGAVDNANRILLIRKEFGTLDKYIWNFVNQKPMQTQYKSINKIPVKTSKSESMSKDLVRRGFRYVGATVMLSFMQAAGLTNDHLLDCPRHQHCCSLIIT, encoded by the exons atgtgTTCTTCTAAATCGAAACCAATTGCCGCCCATACTTCCATCTCAGACGTCATTAATGGCCGCCCAGTACTTGAGTCAGCTGCCGGTACCggtaacaacaacaacaacagatCACAGATCTCTCTCTTAGAAAGGAGAAAGTCTCTCAAGAAATCCTCCCCAACCGCCATTCTCAATAATAACAATCATCCTTACAAACCTACTAAGCTACTTTCTtctaccaccaccaccaccaccaccaccaccaccaccacacCTCCCATCTCCCCTAAGCTCAAGTCACCCAGGCCACCCGCAATCAAGAGATCAggcaataatattataatagacCACCACTCGCCCCCCAACACCAGCCTCAATTCCAGTACTGGGGAAAAGCAAATAATTACTCCTCCTCCTAGGTGCGCCCCCACTTCCAAAACAGTGAAGAAATCGAAGCAATGCGGCGCCGCCAACACTCTTCTTATTAATAAGGATTTCGCCACAATGCCCGGTTTAGACATCTCCTTCTTGATAGCAGAGGCCCCCGGAACCATAGCCGCGGCCAGGAGGGAGCAAGTCGCTATTATGCAAGTGCAGAGGAAGATGAAAACTGCCCATTACGGAagaacttataataataataagtctGCAGCCAAATATTATTTagtcccttcttcttcttctccgccGGAGGATTCTCATCATGAAACTACTACTAGTAGTAATAAACGATGCAGCTTTATCACAAGCAATTCcg atccCATCTATATTGCCTACCATGATGAGGAATGGGGAGTTCCAGTTCATGACGATAA AATGCTTTTCGAATTATTGGTCCTGACCGCTGCCCAGTTGGGGTCCAATTGGACTTCCGTCTTAAAGAAGCGCCAAGATTTCAGGGAAGCATTCTCTGGCTTTGATGCTGAAATTGTTTCTGCCTACTCTGAGAAGAAGATTACATCCATCGTCGCCGATTACGGCATAGAATTAAGCCAAGTCAGGGGAGCCGTCGACAATGCTAACCGGATTCTTCtc ATAAGGAAAGAATTCGGAACATTGGACAAATACATTTGGAATTTCGTGAATCAGAAGCCGATGCAGACCCAATACAAGAGCATCAACAAGATTCCGGTGAAGACGTCCAAGTCGGAGTCGATGAGTAAGGATTTGGTTCGACGAGGTTTCCGGTATGTTGGGGCCACGGTGATGCTGTCGTTCATGCAGGCGGCCGGCCTTACCAATGACCACCTGCTCGACTGCCCCCGCCACCAACATTGTTGCTCCTTGATcatcacttaa